The Haloplanus natans DSM 17983 DNA segment GCGAGCAGTCGCGCCGGCACGAGCAAGTGGACGACGCCAGCGAGGACGCCGAGCAGTGACAGCCATCGAACGCGGGTTCGAAACGCGGGCATGGGGCGACATTGGGCCGGCGTGGATTATAGATATTAGGCGAGAAAACCCACGAGTTTAGTCGTGGGATGAATCGCCGCACAGTTCTCAGATGCCGAAATCGGACGATTTGAGTGCCTACACTACGTATTTGTGGCTGTCATTGCGACGGACCCCCGTCGTGATTGATGGTCCGAAAACTGGCAGTTGACTCGGTGTTTGCCTCATCAAAAAGTAAGCCATCGGACACCTCAAGCGATCTAAAACAACCAGATAACTCCGAATCCTTCACACGATAGGAGTAACGGGGGCGTGGCACTCCCATCGGCGTGTCGGGTCGTAAACGTAAGTTCCCAAACCAGCGCAAACGGGCGTGGGAAGCCCACGACTTTAATCGTGGGAGGATGTCATATACTGCGGCCCGTCACTCACCGACCGGAGGGGAGCGTATATCCCCGCACCGGCCGTAGACCTGCGGCGTGACCGACGAACTCATCGAGGCGGCCCGTTCGGCCCTCGAGGCGGCGTACGTTCCGTACTCCGACTACACGGTCGGTGCGGCGCTTCGAACCGCCGACGGAACCGTGTTCACCGGCTGTAACATCGAGAACGCCAACTACAGCAACAGCCTCCACGCCGAGGAAGTCGCCGTCGCCGAGGCGGTCAAGAACGGCCACCGCGCGTTCGACCGCCTCGCCGTCTCCTCGGGCGCCCGCGACGGCGTCACGCCCTGTGGGATGTGTCGACAGACGCTCGCGGAGTTCTGTCGCGACGACCTGCCCGTGATCTGTGACGAAGGTGGCGACTCGACGACGACGTACACGCTCGGCGAACTGCTCCCCGAAACCATCGGTCCGGAAACGCTGGAATCAGCCAATCGTCCCACAGATTCCGATTAGAAAAACATATGAACAATTAATACACTATGGTATAGATTATCGTAGGAATTATTGCCATACAGCGTGAATAATTGGTAAAACATTTTTATAAGTGGGATGTCATCGTAGTAACGAGATGGCAGAACTCATGACCCCCACCACCGATCCGACGACGCTCTCGTCCTGTCCGTCCTGCGAGAGCGACGTGACCAACGTCCACGGCATCTACACCTGCTCGACGTGCAGTTGGGTGACACCCGACTTCCGCTAACGCGACCATTACTTTACGGCCCTCGTCGTACAGGCGTCTATGACGAGCGACGCGGACGACCGACAGTACCACCTCGACATCGTGCCCGGCGACGTCGCCGACACCGTCCTCCTCCCCGGCGACCCCGACCGCGTAGACATCGTCACAGACCGCTGGGACGACGCCGAGATGGTCGCCGAACACCGCGAATACCGCACCGCGACGGGCACGTACGCGGGCGCCCCCCTCTCGGTCACGTCGACCGGTATCGGGAGCCCCTCGACCGCCATCGCGGTCGAAGAACTCGCCCGCGTCGGCGCCGAGACGTTCCTCCGGGTGGGGTCCTGTGGTGCCCTCCAACCCGACATGGACGTGGGTGACCTCGTGATCACCACCGGCGCCGTGCGAGGCGAGGGGACGAGCGAGGAGTACGTCCGCGAGGACTACCCCGCCGTCGCCGACCACGCGGTCGTCTCGGCGCTCGTCGCGGCCGCCGAGCGTCTCGGCTACGACTACCACTGCGGCGTGACGATGAGCACCGACAGCTTCTACGCCGGCCAGGCCCGGGAGGGGTTCGACGGGTTCGAGGCCGCCGGCAGCGAGTCGTTGCTCGACGACCTTCGCGCCGCGAACGTCAAAAACGTCGAGATGGAGGCGAGTTCGATCCTCACGCTCGCGACCCTGTACGGCCTCCGTGCTGGCGCGGTGTGTTCCGTCTTCGCCAACCGATCGACGGGCGAGTTCCGGACGGAGGGCGAGGGCCGGGCCGCGGAAGTCGGGAGCCTCGCTGCCGCGCTCCTCCACGAGATGGACGACCGGCGGGCCGACGCCGGCGCCGACGCGTGGCACGCCGACCTCTCGCTGTAGGGATCGACGGTCGTCGACAGCAAGTTCGACGAATGGCCGATTCAGGCCGTCTCACGGGCGTTTCAACACTCCTATAACCGACGACTGACGAGTGGCGCGTATGACCTCTCAGGTCGTCGTTCTCGGGTCCGGCTACGCCGGCGCGGGTGCCGTCAAACAGTTCGAAGACGTAACCGACGGAACCGCCGAGCTGACCTGGATCTCCGAGCACGACTATCATCTCGTCCTCCACGAGTCACACCGTGTCATCCGCGACACGAGCGTCGCCCCCAAGATCACGATTCCGGTCGACGAGATCAAATCCCCCGAGACGACGTTCCGGCAGGGTCACGTCGCCGAGATCGACGTCGACGACCGAACCGTCCACCTCGACGCCGGCGAGACGGTCGAGTACGACTACCTCCTCGTCGCGCTGGGGAGCAGCACCGCCTTCTACGGAATCGAGGGTCTCGCGGAACACTCCCACACACTCAAGAGCCTCGACGACGCCCGCGAAATCCACGAGGATGTGGCCGCGGCGGCGGCCGACGCCACCCGCTCCGATCCCGCACAGGTCGTCGTCGGCGGCGCCGGCCTCTCCGGCATCCAGTCGGCGGGCGAAATCGCCGCCTACCGCGACGAACACCGCGCCCCGATCGACGTGACGCTCGTCGAGGGTCTCGACGACGTGTTCCCCGGCAACGACCCCGAACTCCAGGGCGCGCTCCGCAAGCGCCTGGAGGAAGCCGACGTCGACATCATGTGTGGCGAGTTCGTCTCGAAGGTCGACGCCGACACCATCTACGTCGGCGGCGGGGAGGACGAGGAGCCGACCGAACTCGACTACGACGTGTTCCTCTGGACCGGCGGTATCACGGGGCAGGACGAACTCGCCGACGCCGGGGTCGACAAGGACGACCGGAGCAACCGAGTGTACGCCGACAACGACTTCCGGACGAGCGACGAGCGCGTGTTCGCCATCGGCGACACGGCGCTGATCGAACAGGGACCGGAGGAGTTCGCCCCGCCGACCGCACAGGCCGCGTGGCAGGCCGCGGAGGTGGCGGGCGAGAACCTCTTCCGGGCCACGAAAAACCAGTCGCTGCGGACGTGGAGCTACGACGACAAGGGGACGCTCGTCTCCGTCGGCGACGAGGCGGTCGCCCACGGGGTCGACGTGTTGCCGATCGACACGTTCGGCGGCCTCGGCGCCGAGACGCTCAAGAAGTTCGTCGCCGCGCGCTGGATCGCCGATGTCTCCTCCATCGGCCGGGCTATCGACGCCTGGTCGGATATGTGATTACCGGTCAATCCACGCCGCGAGCGCCCTGGCACCGCGATACCGAAGGCAACCGACAGGAGAGAGTCCTCGACGATAGCAGCGACTGTTAGGCCTCGATCACGGAGTAATCGAACGATAATTCACGGTCGGACGAGTGCCCGGGTCCGGGCGAACAGCTCGACTGATACGGATTCTTGTAACTGTTTACCGGTGGTTCGCCAGGACGGTCCGGCGAACCACCGGCAATGACTTACAATAACCCGTATGAGGGGGTGAAACAGCGGCTCAGTGCGCCGGCTCCTCCGCCGGCGCTCGCATGTCGTCGATACGGAGGATGAGGATGTTGTCGGTGTCGTCCTTGCCGTCGACCGTACCGTCGATGACGAGTTTCGACAGCGGCGTGGGCCCGACACGGACCTTGTCGCCCTCGTGGAACTCCCGGACCGAGCCCTGCACGTAGATTTCGGCACGGCACAGATCGGGGTGGTGAACGGAGGAGAGGTCGATTTCGCCGACGTTTGCCGTGTCGACCGGTTCGCCGTTGTGGAGGAGGGGGACGGCCGCCGGTTCGTCCATCTGGTCGATGTCGAGGGCCTCGTACGCGTTCGCGGTTGGCTTGTAGCCACCCTTCGGCCCCGGTACTCCTTCGACGAGCTGGAGGGCTTTGAGACTCTGCATCTGGTTGCGGATCGTCCCCGGGTTTCGGTCGACTTCCTCCGCGATATCTTCCCCTTTCACCGCGTCCTCGGTCTCACGGTGGAGGTTGATGAGCGCCGTGAGGATCGTCTTCTGACTCGACGTTAGTTCGATTGATGACATACCACCGATTTAGTCGTTCGCGTTATTAAATTCGATGGATGTGTGAATCGGTTTCGAATTTCGGTCCGGCCGTCGAGACGAAAGCGATACCGCTTTCCATTCGTCTCACGAGACACCGCCCATGAGAGGCAAGCGCGTCCTCGTCACTGGCGGGGCCGGATTCATCGGCTCGAACCTGGCGAACCGACTGGCCGCCGACAACGAGGTTATCGCCCTCGACGACTGCCACCTCGGCACGCCCGAGAACCTCGACGACGACGTTCGGTTCGTCGACGGGAGCGTCCTCGACGAAAATCTGCCGACCGACGTGGATGTCCTCGTTCATCTCGCCGCCTACTCCTCCTATACGATGGTCGAGGAGAACAAACGCGAGGCCACCCGCGTCAACGTCGAGGGGTTCGTCAACACCGTCGAACAGGCCCGCGAGGACGGCTGTGACACCGTCGTCTACGCCTCCACCTCCTCTATCTACGGCTCGCGCACCGAACCGTCCCCGGAGAATATGGCCGTCGAAGCGCGCACCTGCTACGAGGCGTCGAAGCTCGCACGAGAGCGCTACGGCGAGTACTTCGGCAACCACTACGACGTGACGCTGGCCGGCCTCCGATTTTTTTCGGTGTATCAGGGTTACGGCGGCGCGGAAGAGCACAAAGGCGAGTACGCCAACACCGTCGCGCAGTTCGCCGACGCCATCGCGAACGGCGAAGCACCCGTGCTGTTCGGCGACGGGTCTCAAACACGGGATTTCACCCACGTCGACGACGTGGCGCGGGCGCTCGAACTCGCCGCCGACCACGAGTTGCAGGGGGTCTACAACGTCGGTACCGGCGAGAGCTACGATTTCAACACGATGGTTGCGATGATCAACGACGAACTCGGCACCGATATCGACCCCGAGTACGTCGAGAACCCCCTGCCCGTCTACGTCCACGACACGATGGCCGACGCGACAAAACTCCGCGAGGCGACGGGCTGGGAGCCCGAGGTGGGGTTCGAGGACGGGGTCGCGCGGGTGTGTGACCCCTACCGCGAGGCCTGACGAGGCGAGGAAGGGTCGTGCGGGTGTCCTACCGCGCCCTTTTGCCGACACCCGCACAACGGCCCGTATGACCGACACAGTACGCATCGTCGGCGCCCCCACCGACTACGGCGCGAGCCGACGTGGTGTCGACATGGGGCCCCTCCGCGATTCGCTACGCCGACCTCGCGGCCGCGCTGTCCGGACTCGGCGTCGACGCGGTGGACAGCGGCGACCTGCCGGTCACGCGCGTCGAGAACGACGACCCCGGCCGCACCGACGCGAAGTACCTCCCAGCCATCGAATCCGTCTGTACTCGACTGGCCGACAGGGTGAGCGACGCCCTCGACGCGGGTGAGAGGCCCCTCGTCCTCGGCGGCGGCCACTCCGTCGCCATCGGGAGCGTCGTCGGGTCGGCGCGCGACGCCGATGTCGGGGTGCTCTGGTTCGACGCCCACGGCGACGTGAACACGCCGGCGACGACGCCGAGCGGGAACGTCCACGGAATGGGCGAGTTCGCCGGACTCCCGTGGGCGAACGGCGTCGGTGTCGATCCGGAGAGCGGGCGGCGATCCACGAGCACGGAGTCGCGACTTACTCCATCTCAGACATCGACGACCGGGGCGTCACCGAGGTGGTCGCCGACGCCCTCGATACCGTCGGCGGGCGAAACGGCGTCCACGTCAGTCTCGATCTGGACTGGCTCGATCCCACCGAGGCACCGGGCGTGGGGACGCCCGTCAGGGGCGGTGTCACCTACCGCGAGGCGCACGCGGCGCTCGAACGGGTGGCCGAGCGCGCGACGGTGCGATCGCTCGAACTCGTCGAGGTGAATCCGATCCTCGACGACCACAACCGAACCGCCGAACTTGCGTTCGAACTCGCCGCGAGCGCGCTTGGAAAACGGATTTTGTAGGCGCTCAGGAGTCGACCTCGTCCTCGGCCTCGTCACCGTCCGCCCCCCGATCCGCCGGGAGCACGGCCACCGACGCCACCGAATCTCCCTCGTGTAAGTCCATCACGATGACGCCCATCGTGTTTCGGCCGACGGCCGAGACGTCCTCGACGGGCGTGCGCATGATCTGGCCGTCCTCGCTCATGACGACGAGGTGATCGCCGGGGCCGACGGCGTCGATGGCACACGCCGGCCCGTTGCGTTCGTTCGTCTTGATGTCGATGAGGCCCTTGCCGTACCGGGACTGCTGGCGGTAGGCGTCGATGGCCGTCCGCTTGCCGTAGCCGTTGTCGGTGACGGTGAGCACCCAGTCGTGCTCGTCGGGATCGACGGCCGCGAGACCGACGACGTGATCCGATCCCTCCAGCTTGATGCCGCCGACGCCGCGGGTGTCCCGCCCCATCGGCCGCACCTCGGACTCGGCAAAGCGGATGCTCATGCCGCCGGCGCTGGCGACGATCAGGTCGTGGGTGCCATCGGTTAGCTCCACGTCGACGAGTTCGTCGCCCTCCTCCAAGCGGATGGCGCGGATACCCGTCGAGAGGATGTTACCGAACTCCTCGACGGCCGTTCGCTTCACCCGGCCGCTCCGGGTCGCCATCGTCAGGTAGCGGCCGGCGCCTTCTTCCAGACTCTCGCAGTCGACGACGGCCTCGATCTCCTCGCCGTCGTCCAGATCCAGCAGGTTCACCGCCGACTTGCCCCTCGCCGTTCGGCTCATCTCCGGTACCTGATACGTCTTCAGCTTGTACACCTGCCCGTGGTTGGTGAAACAGAGCAGGTAGTCGTGGGTGTTGGCGAGGAAGACCGACGAGACGCGGTCGCCCTCCTTCAGATCCGCGCCGATGATTCCTTTCCCGCCGCGGTTCTGCGCCCGGAACGTCGACAGCGACATCCGCTTGATGTAGTCGTCCTCGCTGACGACGACGAGGGTGTCCTCCTGCGGGATGAGGTCCTCGTCGGTCACCTCACCCATATCCTCGATGATCCGGGTTCGACGCTCGTCGGCGTACTCGGCTTTGATCTCGCGGAGTTCGTCCTCGATGACGCCGAGCAGTTCGGATTCGTCGTCCAGAATCTCGGTCAGCCGCTCGATCCGGGCCTGTACGTCCGCGTACTCGTCTTCGATCTCCGCGGCTTCCATCGACGTGAGGCTGCCGAGTTGCATCGCGACGATGTGATCGACCTGGTCCTGAGAGAAGTCGAAGGCGGCCCGGAGCGACGCTTTCGCGCCGTCGCGGTCCTCGGCGTCCTGGATGAGTTCGACCACCTCGTCGGCGTTCTCCAGCGCCGTCAGCCGCCCCTCGAGGATGTGTGCGCGCTCTTCCGCCTCGGCGAGGTCGTACTCGCTTCGGCGACGCACGACCTCGCGGCGGTGATCGAGGTAGACTTCGAGGGTCTCCTTGAGGTCGAGCACCCGCGGTTGCCCGTCGACCAGGGCAAGGTTGATCACGCCGAAGGTGGTCTCCAGATGCGATTCCAGCAACTGGTTCTCGACCACTTCGGGGTTTGCGCCCCGCTTGAGTTCGATGACGACACGGATGCCGTCGCGGTCGGACTCGTCGCGCAGATCGCGTACGCCGTCGAGTTTGCCCTCGTTCACGTCGTCGGCGATACGCTCGATGAGCCGGGACTTGTTCGCCTGATAGGGGAGTTCGGTGACGACGATGCGGTCCTCGCTCACCTCCATCTCGGCGCGGACGCGCAGCCGTCCACGACCCGTCTTGTACGCCTTGTGGATGGCGTTGCGGCCGACGATGTTCGCGCCCGTCGGGAAGTCGGGGCCGACGACGTGGTCCATCAGGTCCTCGACGGTGCAGTCCGGATCGTCGATGAGGTGGATCGTCGCGTCGATCACCTCGCCGAGGTTGTGCGGCGGGACGTTCGTCGACATCCCGACCGCGATGCCCGAGGAACCGTTGACCAGCAGGTTGGGGAAGGCCGCCGGCAACACGTCGGGTTCCTGCTTGCGGCCGTCGTAGTTGGGCGAGAAGTCGACAGTGTCTTTCCCGATGTCGGCCAGCAACTCCTCGGCGATGGGCGACATCCGGGATTCGGTGTATCGCATGGCTGCCGGCGGGTCGCCGTCGATGGAGCCGAAGTTGCCCTGACCATCGATCAGCGGCGCGCGCATCGAGAAATCCTGAGCCATCCGGGCGAGGGCGTCGTAGATGGCGCTGTCCCCGTGCGGGTGGAAATCACCCATCGTCTCGCCGACGACGGAGGAGGACTTCCGGTGGGAGGCGCGGGCGGTGACGCCCGCCTCCTGCATGGCATAGAGGATGCGCCGGTGGACGGGCTTGAGGCCGTCGCGGGCGTCCGGCAGGGCTCGTCCCGCGATGACAGACATCGCGTAGTCGATATAGGACTGCTCCATCTCCT contains these protein-coding regions:
- a CDS encoding NAD(P)/FAD-dependent oxidoreductase — translated: MTSQVVVLGSGYAGAGAVKQFEDVTDGTAELTWISEHDYHLVLHESHRVIRDTSVAPKITIPVDEIKSPETTFRQGHVAEIDVDDRTVHLDAGETVEYDYLLVALGSSTAFYGIEGLAEHSHTLKSLDDAREIHEDVAAAAADATRSDPAQVVVGGAGLSGIQSAGEIAAYRDEHRAPIDVTLVEGLDDVFPGNDPELQGALRKRLEEADVDIMCGEFVSKVDADTIYVGGGEDEEPTELDYDVFLWTGGITGQDELADAGVDKDDRSNRVYADNDFRTSDERVFAIGDTALIEQGPEEFAPPTAQAAWQAAEVAGENLFRATKNQSLRTWSYDDKGTLVSVGDEAVAHGVDVLPIDTFGGLGAETLKKFVAARWIADVSSIGRAIDAWSDM
- a CDS encoding Rrf2 family transcriptional regulator; this translates as MSSIELTSSQKTILTALINLHRETEDAVKGEDIAEEVDRNPGTIRNQMQSLKALQLVEGVPGPKGGYKPTANAYEALDIDQMDEPAAVPLLHNGEPVDTANVGEIDLSSVHHPDLCRAEIYVQGSVREFHEGDKVRVGPTPLSKLVIDGTVDGKDDTDNILILRIDDMRAPAEEPAH
- the cdd gene encoding cytidine deaminase is translated as MTDELIEAARSALEAAYVPYSDYTVGAALRTADGTVFTGCNIENANYSNSLHAEEVAVAEAVKNGHRAFDRLAVSSGARDGVTPCGMCRQTLAEFCRDDLPVICDEGGDSTTTYTLGELLPETIGPETLESANRPTDSD
- a CDS encoding NAD-dependent epimerase/dehydratase family protein; amino-acid sequence: MRGKRVLVTGGAGFIGSNLANRLAADNEVIALDDCHLGTPENLDDDVRFVDGSVLDENLPTDVDVLVHLAAYSSYTMVEENKREATRVNVEGFVNTVEQAREDGCDTVVYASTSSIYGSRTEPSPENMAVEARTCYEASKLARERYGEYFGNHYDVTLAGLRFFSVYQGYGGAEEHKGEYANTVAQFADAIANGEAPVLFGDGSQTRDFTHVDDVARALELAADHELQGVYNVGTGESYDFNTMVAMINDELGTDIDPEYVENPLPVYVHDTMADATKLREATGWEPEVGFEDGVARVCDPYREA
- a CDS encoding nucleoside phosphorylase; translated protein: MTSDADDRQYHLDIVPGDVADTVLLPGDPDRVDIVTDRWDDAEMVAEHREYRTATGTYAGAPLSVTSTGIGSPSTAIAVEELARVGAETFLRVGSCGALQPDMDVGDLVITTGAVRGEGTSEEYVREDYPAVADHAVVSALVAAAERLGYDYHCGVTMSTDSFYAGQAREGFDGFEAAGSESLLDDLRAANVKNVEMEASSILTLATLYGLRAGAVCSVFANRSTGEFRTEGEGRAAEVGSLAAALLHEMDDRRADAGADAWHADLSL
- the gyrA gene encoding DNA gyrase subunit A codes for the protein MSSDVPGDAGDESFAAEVETARIEQEMEQSYIDYAMSVIAGRALPDARDGLKPVHRRILYAMQEAGVTARASHRKSSSVVGETMGDFHPHGDSAIYDALARMAQDFSMRAPLIDGQGNFGSIDGDPPAAMRYTESRMSPIAEELLADIGKDTVDFSPNYDGRKQEPDVLPAAFPNLLVNGSSGIAVGMSTNVPPHNLGEVIDATIHLIDDPDCTVEDLMDHVVGPDFPTGANIVGRNAIHKAYKTGRGRLRVRAEMEVSEDRIVVTELPYQANKSRLIERIADDVNEGKLDGVRDLRDESDRDGIRVVIELKRGANPEVVENQLLESHLETTFGVINLALVDGQPRVLDLKETLEVYLDHRREVVRRRSEYDLAEAEERAHILEGRLTALENADEVVELIQDAEDRDGAKASLRAAFDFSQDQVDHIVAMQLGSLTSMEAAEIEDEYADVQARIERLTEILDDESELLGVIEDELREIKAEYADERRTRIIEDMGEVTDEDLIPQEDTLVVVSEDDYIKRMSLSTFRAQNRGGKGIIGADLKEGDRVSSVFLANTHDYLLCFTNHGQVYKLKTYQVPEMSRTARGKSAVNLLDLDDGEEIEAVVDCESLEEGAGRYLTMATRSGRVKRTAVEEFGNILSTGIRAIRLEEGDELVDVELTDGTHDLIVASAGGMSIRFAESEVRPMGRDTRGVGGIKLEGSDHVVGLAAVDPDEHDWVLTVTDNGYGKRTAIDAYRQQSRYGKGLIDIKTNERNGPACAIDAVGPGDHLVVMSEDGQIMRTPVEDVSAVGRNTMGVIVMDLHEGDSVASVAVLPADRGADGDEAEDEVDS